In the genome of Syntrophorhabdaceae bacterium, the window TTAAATCAGGCAAGCTCGTGGTCTACGGCGACGTGGGCCAGACGTTCATGTATGGGGCTAAAGGCGGAGAGGTATACGTCCTCGGCAATGCAGCGGGAAGGCCCCTTATTAACGCGGTAGGTAAGCCGAGGGTCGTGATCAACGGCACCGCCCTCGACTTTCTTGCCGAATCTTTTATGGCCGGCGATCCCTACAACGGCGGAGGCTTCGTGGTTTTGAACGGCCTCGCCTTCGACGAGGAAGAACGGGTGGTCTCCCTGAAGACGCCCTATCCGGGGTCGAACCTCTTCTCCCTCGCATCGGGGGGCGCCATATTCGTGAGAGACCCTTATAAGACTATTGTTCCCGAGCAGTTGAACGGGGGACAGATCCTTCCTTTCGAGGAGAGGGATTGGGAGCTTATCCTGCCCTATCTCAAAGAAAACGAGCGCCTCTTCGCGGTCTCGATAGAAGAGGACCTGCTTATGGTGGATGGGGTGAAGAGGAGTCCGGCGGAAGTCTACCGGACCATCACCGCGGTCAAGCTGTCCGTGCTCTCCGGCGCGGCCGCAGCCCTCGCCATGAACGAAGAGTGGGAGGAAGAGGACGAGGAAGAGATAGATTAGTATGATGCCACAGGGCTGAAAGGCGGGGAATGGCCCCTTCAGCCCTGTGTTGTTTTGCCTCCATGTCCCGATGAGGCTGCAGGAGCCTTATCGTCAGCGCGCCCCGGGACATGGCGCTCCATGCAAGACTCCCATTGCCGGCCGCCCCTCACCCGGGACAATCCCGGTCCCCGTTGCGGCCGCCCCGCGGCCGGGACAATCCCGGTCCCCGTTTCAGTCTCCAAAGCCTCTCTGTAAATGAAGCTTTGATTTTTCGCTCTATTTTTGGTATAACTGTGCTAATTAAATGAGGAATGCCATAATACGCGTATGGAACGGAGAGGCAAAGTATCTGAGATGGCTGCTTTATGCGCCCCTTTTTCTTCTTTCGAAGGTATACGGATTTTGTCTCCACGTCAGAACAAAATTATATGAGAAGGGTCGGCTGACCGTAGAAGGGGTTTCCGTCCCCGTGATAAGCGTCGGCAATATTACCCTTGGCGGGACAGGGAAAACTCCGGTGGTGGAGAAGCTCTCGGCGATGCTCGTGGAGGCGGGGTTCCATCCCGCCATCGCAACCAGGGGCTACAAGAGGAAGAGACAAGGGACATTTATGGTGGACCCTAAGACGGACCGTGCGGAAGATGTGGGAGACGAGGCCCTGATGATCGCCAGGAAATCGGGAGTGCCCGTGCTCGTGGGGAGCAACAGGGCAGAGGCCATAGCCATGGGAATGGAGGCGGTCCCCATCGACGTCGTAATCCTCGATGATGGTTTTCAGTTGAAGAATATCGAGAAAGACCTGGAAATCCTGGTCCTCAACGGGAATGACGGGAAAGGGGGAGACGGGTTATTCCCTCTCGGCCCTTTTCGGGAGTCCCTCGAAAGGATAAAAGATGCAGATATCATCCTGGTGAATAAAGGTGATCTGGACGAGGCGATGGAATCGGTCACGGAAGGGATGAGCCGTTACAGGATCCGGTATAAACCGGCCTACCTGTATAATATGAAAGCTCACGGAATGGTGCATTACCGTTTCCTTGAGGGCAAACGTGTTGCCGCCTTTTCCGGCCTCGGAGATAACCGCTCCTTTTTCAATCTTCTGCGGGAACTGGGCGCCCGGGTGGTCCGGGAGACATCTTATCCCGATCATCACGGATACAGTGAAAAGGAGTTAAAGCGCATCACGTCTTACGGCGCCGTAGATTTAATCGTGACTACGGAAAAGGACGCCGTTAAAATGGCGGCCATGGACGTGCCCGACAATCTTTTCTACCTTGCGGTGACGATTGAGATAGAAAAGGGGCAAGAGCTTTTCGATGCAATCCAGAATAAACTGAAGAGGGAGATATGGCAGAGAGAGTCTTTATATTCGATACGACACTAAGGGATGGGGAGCAGTCCCCGGGCAACACCATGAATACGCCGGAGAAGCTGAGGGTCGCCCGACAGCTCGAGATCCTCGGGGTCGATATTATCGAAGCAGGTTTTCCCATCGCATCGGAAGGAGATTTCGAGGCGGTCAAGCTGATTGCGGAGACCATAAAGAACTGTGAGATCGCCGGTCTTGCCCGGGCCAATAACGAAGATATAGACCGGGCCTGGGAAGCGATCAAAAATGCGCAGACGCCCCGTATCCACACCTTTATCTCCACGTCCGACATCCATCTCAAGCACCAGTTCAAAAAGACGAAGGATGAGGTTCTGAAAATCGCCGTCGATGCGGTGAAAAGGGCGAAATCCCATACGCCTAACGTGGAATTTTCCGCCATGGACGCCACGAGAAGCGATTGGGATTACCTCTGCAAGGTCCTCGCCGAAGTCATAGAGGCAGGGGCCACCACGGTCAATGTGCCCGACACCGTCGGTTATGCGGTGCCGGCAGAATTCGGAGAGTTGATCCGATATATCACCGCCCATGTCCCCAATATCTCCCGGGCCATCATCAGCGTCCACTGCCATAACGACCTGGGTCTTGCCGTGGCGAATTCCGTATCCGCTATCCAGAACGGGGCGCGCCAGGTGGAATGCACGGTGAACGGCATAGGCGAGAGGGCGGGAAACGCGGCAGTGGAGGAGATCGCCATGATCCTCCGCACGAGAAAGAGCCTCTTTGCCGTCGATACGAAGATCGTGAGCGAAAAGATATACCCCACGAGCAGACTTATCACCTCCATCACGGGCGGGTCGGTTCAGCCCAATAAGGCGATCGTGGGCTCCAACGCCTTTGCCCACGAATCGGGAATCCACCAGGACGGCCTGCTCAAATCGAAACTTACTTATGAGATCATGAAGCCTGAATCGGTAGGCATCACGAAAAGCTCCCTCATCCTCGGCAAACACTCGGGCAGGCATGCATTCCGGGACAGGATAGAGGAGATGGGATACAACTTTACCGATTCCGAGATCAACCTCGCCTTCCAGCGCTTCAAGACCCTCTCGGACATGAAAAAGAACGTCTATGACGAGGATATCGAGATGATCATCATGGACGAGATTTACAAGATCCCCGAGAAATATAAGATGGCCTATCTCCACGTCACCTGCGGGAACAATACGGTGCCTACCGCCACGGTCAAGCTCGAAATCGACGGCGCCCTCTTGCAGGACGTGGGGTTCGGGGACGGTCCGGTGGACGCGGCATTCAAGACCATCAAGAAGATGGTGAAGACGGCGAGCAAGCTCCTCAAATTTTCAGTGAACTCCATCACCCGCGATATGGATGCCCAGGGCGAAGTCTTCGTGAAGATAGAGGAAAAGGGCTCGACGGTTATCGGGAAAGGGACGGATACGGATATTATCGTGGCGAGCGCCAAGGCCTATATCAATGCGTTGAATAAGCTTGAATACGTGAAAAAAAGAAAAGTTGAGGGTCGTTAAATGGGAATGACAATTACGGAAAAAATACTTGCTGCCCACTCGGAAAGAGAAAGGGTGGAACCGGGTGAGATCATCGAGGCGCGCATCGATCTCGCATTGGCGAACGACATTACCGCTCCCCTCTCCCTGGAGGAGTTCCACAAAGTAGGCGCGAGCCGGGTTTTCGACGAGGAGAAAGTCGTCTTTGTCCTCGATCATTTCACGCCGAACAAGGATATCCTCTCCGCGGAGAACTGCAAGATCATCAGGGAATTTTCAAAAAAATACGGGATCAAGCACATCTATGAAGGCGGAGAGTGCGGCGTCGAGCATGCCCTCCTTCCCGAAAAAGGGCTGGTCGTGCCCGGCGATGTGGTGATCGGAGCGGACAGCCATACCTGTACCTACGGCGCTCTCGGCGCCTTCTCGACCGGGGTCGGCAGCACCGACCTGACCTACGGGATGGTGACCGGACGTATTTGGCTCAAGGTCCCGGAGAGCATCAAATTCCATTGCCACGGTCAGTGGCGGGAATGGGTCTCCGGAAAGGACCTCATCCTCCATATTATCGGGATGATCGGCGTTGACGGGGCGCTTTATTCGTCCATGGAGTTCGACGGCGATGCCATCTCGGCACTGTCCATGGAATCGAGGTTCACCATTGCAAATATGGCTATCGAGGCGGGTGGAAAGAACGGCATATTCAAGGTGGATGAAAAGACACTCGCCTACGTAAAAGACCGGGGGCAAAGGCCGCCGAGAGTATATGAAAGCGATCCCGATGCCCGCTACCGACAGGTTATAGATATCGACGTGGCCGCGCTCGCGCCCAAGGTGGCCCTCCCTTCCCTTCCTTCCAATGTGACGGACGCGGAAAAGGTATCCCACCTTGAGATCGACCAGGTGGTGATAGGATCGTGCACGAACGGCAGAATAGAAGACCTCGAAGTTGCGGCCCGTATTCTGAAGGGCCATAAAGTCGCCCCTTACGTGCGGTGCATCATCATCCCCGCAACGCCCGCCGTGTACCGGGAGGCCATGGATCGCGGGTATTTCAGTATTTTCCTCGATGCGGGCTGCATCATCTCCCCTCCCACGTGCGGTCCCTGCCTGGGCGGACATATGGGAATTCTCGCAAAGGGGGAGAGGGCGGTTGCCACCACGAACAGGAATTTCATAGGAAGGATGGGCCATCCGGAAAGCGAAGTCTGCCTCGCGGGACCGGCGGTTGCCGCGGCGAGCGCCATCAAGGGGAGGATTGCGGTCCCGGGCGAGGTAATGTAAGAGCGGCAGATATGAGCCGGTCGCAAGAGAGCCGCCC includes:
- the leuC gene encoding 3-isopropylmalate dehydratase large subunit, producing MGMTITEKILAAHSERERVEPGEIIEARIDLALANDITAPLSLEEFHKVGASRVFDEEKVVFVLDHFTPNKDILSAENCKIIREFSKKYGIKHIYEGGECGVEHALLPEKGLVVPGDVVIGADSHTCTYGALGAFSTGVGSTDLTYGMVTGRIWLKVPESIKFHCHGQWREWVSGKDLILHIIGMIGVDGALYSSMEFDGDAISALSMESRFTIANMAIEAGGKNGIFKVDEKTLAYVKDRGQRPPRVYESDPDARYRQVIDIDVAALAPKVALPSLPSNVTDAEKVSHLEIDQVVIGSCTNGRIEDLEVAARILKGHKVAPYVRCIIIPATPAVYREAMDRGYFSIFLDAGCIISPPTCGPCLGGHMGILAKGERAVATTNRNFIGRMGHPESEVCLAGPAVAAASAIKGRIAVPGEVM
- the lpxK gene encoding tetraacyldisaccharide 4'-kinase, which translates into the protein MRNAIIRVWNGEAKYLRWLLYAPLFLLSKVYGFCLHVRTKLYEKGRLTVEGVSVPVISVGNITLGGTGKTPVVEKLSAMLVEAGFHPAIATRGYKRKRQGTFMVDPKTDRAEDVGDEALMIARKSGVPVLVGSNRAEAIAMGMEAVPIDVVILDDGFQLKNIEKDLEILVLNGNDGKGGDGLFPLGPFRESLERIKDADIILVNKGDLDEAMESVTEGMSRYRIRYKPAYLYNMKAHGMVHYRFLEGKRVAAFSGLGDNRSFFNLLRELGARVVRETSYPDHHGYSEKELKRITSYGAVDLIVTTEKDAVKMAAMDVPDNLFYLAVTIEIEKGQELFDAIQNKLKREIWQRESLYSIRH
- a CDS encoding 2-isopropylmalate synthase; protein product: MAERVFIFDTTLRDGEQSPGNTMNTPEKLRVARQLEILGVDIIEAGFPIASEGDFEAVKLIAETIKNCEIAGLARANNEDIDRAWEAIKNAQTPRIHTFISTSDIHLKHQFKKTKDEVLKIAVDAVKRAKSHTPNVEFSAMDATRSDWDYLCKVLAEVIEAGATTVNVPDTVGYAVPAEFGELIRYITAHVPNISRAIISVHCHNDLGLAVANSVSAIQNGARQVECTVNGIGERAGNAAVEEIAMILRTRKSLFAVDTKIVSEKIYPTSRLITSITGGSVQPNKAIVGSNAFAHESGIHQDGLLKSKLTYEIMKPESVGITKSSLILGKHSGRHAFRDRIEEMGYNFTDSEINLAFQRFKTLSDMKKNVYDEDIEMIIMDEIYKIPEKYKMAYLHVTCGNNTVPTATVKLEIDGALLQDVGFGDGPVDAAFKTIKKMVKTASKLLKFSVNSITRDMDAQGEVFVKIEEKGSTVIGKGTDTDIIVASAKAYINALNKLEYVKKRKVEGR